Proteins co-encoded in one Cricetulus griseus strain 17A/GY chromosome 1 unlocalized genomic scaffold, alternate assembly CriGri-PICRH-1.0 chr1_1, whole genome shotgun sequence genomic window:
- the LOC100762272 gene encoding olfactory receptor 7E24: protein MQNTTSVPEFHFIQLSEDPDLQPVLSGLFLCMYILALLGNLLIILTVSSDSHLHTPMYFFLSNLSMVDIGVISTTVPRVIVDIQTHCPVISYVSCLTQMSLLIMFACMDDMLLAVMAYDRFVAICHPLYYQVIMNPSRCCVLLLGCFLLSLVELLLHYVAVIKFSNCKDYIEISNFFCDPSEVLKLADFDTFTQNIVRYCVGALFGLLPISGIIFSYYKIVSSIMRSSSSSGKQKTFSTCGSHLSIVCLFYGTGLGVYFSSSLSHSPRNNAVASVMYTVVTPMLNPFIYSLRNKDIKTALRKVLTRVF, encoded by the coding sequence ATGCAGAACACAACGTCTGTACCAGAATTCCACTTCATTCAACTCTCAGAAGATCCAGACTTACAGCCTGTTCTCTCTGGCCTATTCTTGTGCATGTACATCTTGGCCCTGTTGGGAAACCTGCTCATCATCCTGACAGTAAGCTCTgactcccatctccacacacccatgtacttcttcctctccaaccTGTCCATGGTTGATATTGGTGTCATCTCCACCACTGTTCCGAGGGTGATTGTGGACATCCAAACCCACTGCCCAGTCATCTCCTATGTGAGCTGCCTGACGCAGATGTCACTGCTCATAATGTTTGCATGTATGGATGACATGCTTCTGGCTGTGATGGCATATGACAGGTTTGTGGCCATCTGTCACCCTCTGTATTACCAGGTCATTATGAATCCCAGTCGCTGTTGTGTCTTACTTTTAGGGTGTTTTCTCCTTAGCCTTGTGGAATTACTGTTGCACTATGTGGCAGTAATAAAATTTTCCAACTGCAAGGATTATATTGAAATTTCCAACTTCTTCTGTGACCCTTCTGAAGTCCTTAAACTTGCTGATTTTGATACTTTCACCCAAAACATAGTCAGATACTGTGTAGGTGCtctctttgggttacttcctatTTCAGGAATCATTTTCTCTTACTATAAAATAGTTTCTTCCATCATGCGATCATCATCATCAAGTGGGAAGCAGAAAaccttctccacctgtgggtctcaTTTGTCCATTGTTTGCCTGTTTTATGGAACAGGACTAGGGGTGTACTTCAGCTCTTCTCTGTCACATTCTCCAAGAAATAATGCAGTGGCCTCAGTGATGTACACTGTGGTCACACCTATGTTGAATCCCTTCATCTACAGCCTAAGGAACAAGGACATTAAAACTGCCTTAAGGAAGGTCCTTACCAGAGTATTCTAA
- the LOC100762570 gene encoding olfactory receptor 18-like isoform X2, producing the protein MYILALFGNLLIILTVSSDSHLHTPMYFFLSNLSMVDIGFISTTVPKVIVDIQTHCPVISYVGCLTQMSLFIIFGCMDDMLLAVMAYDRFVAICHPLYYQVIMNPSRCCVLLVGCFLLSFVDLLMHEVAVLNFSNCEDIFEISNFFCGPSELFKLACFDTFTSNIVRYCVGALFGLLPISGIIFSYFKIVSSILRSSSSSNGKWKTFSTCGSHLSIVCLFYGTALGMYFSSSLSLSPKTNAVASVMYTVVTPMLNPFIYSLRNKDIKTALRKILSRTL; encoded by the coding sequence ATGTACATCTTGGCCCTGTTTGGAAACCTGCTCATCATCCTGACAGTAAGCTCTGACTCCCATCTCCAtacacccatgtacttcttcctctccaaccTGTCCATGGTTGACATTGGTTTCATCTCCACCACTGTTCCAAAGGTGATTGTGGACATCCAAACTCACTGCCCAGTCATCTCCTATGTGGGCTGCCTGACACAGATGTCACTGTTTATAATTTTTGGTTGTATGGATGACATGCTTTTGGCAGTGATGGCATATGACAGGTTTGTGGCCATCTGTCACCCTCTGTATTACCAGGTCATTATGAATCCCAGTCGCTGTTGTGTCTTACTTGTAGGGTGTTTCCTTCTTAGCTTTGTAGACTTACTGATGCACGAAGTGGCAGTATTAAATTTTTCCAACTGTGAGGATATTTTTGAAATTTCGAACTTCTTCTGTGGTCCTTCTGAACTATTTAAACTTGCCTGTTTTGATACTTTCACCAGTAACATAGTCAGGTACTGTGTAGGTGCtctctttgggttacttcctatTTCAGGAATCATCTTCTCTTACTTTAAAATAGTTTCCTCCATATTgcgatcatcatcatcatcaaatggGAAGTGGAAAACCTTCTCCACCTGTGGTTCTCATTTGTCTATTGTTTGCCTGTTTTATGGAACAGCACTAGGAATGTATTTCAGTTCTTCCCTGTCACTTTCCCCAAAAACTAACGCAGTGGCTTCAGTGATGTATACTGTGGTCACACCTATGTTGAATCCcttcatctacagcctgaggaacaaggaCATTAAAACTGCCTTAAGGAAGATTCTGAGCAGAACATTATAA